The following coding sequences are from one Pseudomonadota bacterium window:
- the purT gene encoding formate-dependent phosphoribosylglycinamide formyltransferase — protein MMSLGAPLTDSARRVILLGCGELGKEVAIELQRLGVEVIGVDRYENAPAMQVAHRSHVIDMLDGEALQRVIEQEHPALIVPEIEAIATDTLLALEARGHRVVPVAGAAHITMNRERIRRLAAEELRLPTSPYRFADSAEACAEAVEALGLPAFIKPVMSSSGKGQSMVRNVSEVAHAWEHAQTAGRAGGGRVIVEGQVSFESEITLLTVRHRGRDGQVRTSYCAPIGHRQEDGDYRESWQPHSVSKAALERAQEMAGKITAALCEDRTDAGFGVFGVEFFLQGDEVIFSEVSPRPHDTGLVTLMTQDLSQFALHARAILGLPIPVIRQLGPGASYALLAEGDSNAPRFEGLEDALAMCDVHLRLFGKPQVHGRRRMGVVLAASDTLAESRLRAQAAADSIRIVLE, from the coding sequence ATGATGTCCCTCGGCGCGCCCCTCACCGACTCCGCCCGGCGTGTGATCCTGCTCGGTTGCGGCGAACTCGGGAAGGAAGTCGCCATCGAGCTGCAACGGCTGGGTGTGGAAGTGATCGGTGTGGATCGCTACGAGAACGCGCCCGCCATGCAGGTGGCCCACCGTAGCCACGTGATCGACATGCTCGACGGTGAGGCGCTCCAGCGCGTGATCGAGCAGGAACACCCGGCCCTGATCGTGCCGGAGATCGAGGCCATCGCCACCGACACCTTGTTGGCGCTCGAAGCCCGCGGCCACCGCGTGGTGCCCGTGGCCGGCGCCGCACACATCACCATGAACCGCGAACGCATCCGGCGCCTCGCGGCCGAAGAGCTGCGCTTGCCCACCTCGCCCTACCGCTTCGCAGACAGCGCCGAGGCCTGTGCCGAGGCCGTCGAGGCACTCGGCTTGCCCGCCTTCATCAAGCCGGTGATGAGCTCCTCGGGAAAGGGGCAGTCCATGGTGCGAAACGTATCGGAGGTGGCGCACGCCTGGGAGCATGCGCAAACCGCCGGGCGCGCTGGCGGCGGGCGGGTGATCGTCGAGGGGCAGGTGAGCTTCGAGTCGGAGATCACCCTGCTCACGGTGCGCCATCGAGGCCGCGACGGCCAGGTACGCACGAGCTACTGCGCGCCGATCGGCCACCGCCAGGAAGACGGTGACTACCGCGAATCCTGGCAACCGCATTCGGTGAGCAAAGCTGCCCTGGAGCGAGCCCAGGAGATGGCCGGCAAGATCACCGCCGCCCTGTGCGAGGATCGTACGGACGCGGGCTTCGGCGTCTTCGGGGTCGAATTCTTCCTGCAGGGCGATGAGGTGATCTTCAGCGAAGTCTCCCCCCGTCCCCACGACACGGGCCTGGTCACGTTGATGACCCAAGATCTCTCCCAGTTCGCCCTCCACGCCCGAGCGATCTTAGGTCTGCCGATTCCGGTGATCCGCCAGCTGGGGCCGGGCGCCTCCTACGCCTTGCTCGCCGAGGGCGACTCGAACGCACCACGCTTCGAAGGTCTGGAAGACGCCCTCGCCATGTGCGACGTACACCTGCGCCTGTTCGGCAAGCCCCAGGTGCACGGACGACGGCGCATGGGGGTGGTGCTCGCCGCCTCGGACACGCTCGCGGAATCGCGCCTGCGGGCGCAGGCGGCGGCAGATTCTATCCGCATCGTGCTGGAGTGA
- the folD gene encoding bifunctional methylenetetrahydrofolate dehydrogenase/methenyltetrahydrofolate cyclohydrolase FolD yields the protein MSATVIDGKAFAAKIRGEVATEVRKLSEQHQLQPGLAVVLVGENPASQVYVANKAKQTVEVGMHSIEHRLDASVSADELLALVHQLNNDPQVNGILVQLPLPDHINSDDVLNAIDPAKDVDGFHVVNVGRLSTGMQSLVPCTPLGCLLMLRDHLGDMSGANAVIVGRSNIVGKPMAQLLLSANATVTVAHSRTRDIADVCRSADILVAAVGRPEMVQGEWVKPGATVIDVGINRVPAPERGEGKTKLVGDVDYAAAAQVAGAITPVPGGVGPMTIACLLANTVTATCLANGLEPPAHLTA from the coding sequence ATGAGCGCAACGGTCATCGACGGCAAGGCATTCGCCGCCAAAATTCGCGGTGAGGTGGCGACGGAAGTGCGCAAGCTTTCGGAGCAGCACCAGCTGCAACCCGGGTTGGCCGTCGTGCTCGTCGGCGAGAATCCCGCGAGCCAGGTGTACGTGGCCAACAAGGCCAAGCAGACGGTAGAGGTGGGCATGCACTCCATCGAACACCGCCTCGATGCCAGCGTGTCCGCCGACGAGCTCCTCGCCCTCGTGCATCAGCTCAACAACGATCCGCAGGTCAACGGCATTCTGGTGCAGCTCCCCCTGCCCGATCACATCAACTCCGATGACGTGCTCAACGCCATCGACCCGGCCAAAGACGTCGACGGCTTTCACGTGGTGAACGTGGGTCGCTTGTCCACCGGCATGCAATCCCTCGTGCCCTGCACGCCCCTCGGCTGCCTGTTGATGTTGCGTGATCATCTAGGGGACATGTCTGGTGCCAACGCGGTGATCGTCGGTCGGTCGAATATCGTGGGCAAGCCGATGGCGCAGCTGCTGCTAAGCGCCAACGCCACGGTGACCGTCGCCCATTCGCGCACCCGTGACATCGCCGACGTTTGTCGTTCGGCGGATATTCTGGTCGCCGCCGTGGGCCGCCCCGAGATGGTACAGGGCGAATGGGTGAAGCCCGGCGCGACGGTAATCGATGTCGGTATCAACCGCGTGCCCGCACCGGAACGCGGCGAGGGCAAGACCAAGCTCGTCGGTGACGTCGACTACGCTGCCGCGGCGCAGGTGGCAGGCGCCATCACGCCGGTGCCTGGCGGCGTGGGACCGATGACCATCGCGTGCTTGCTCGCCAATACCGTCACGGCGACCTGCCTGGCGAACGGATTGGAACCGCCCGCCCACCTGACTGCCTAG
- a CDS encoding TetR/AcrR family transcriptional regulator — MSDRPQQAEHTRERILEGAAQEMYRVGYQAASTANILKRLSISKGALYHHFPSKQALGYAVLDEYLAERHARCWDDVSQTPDPLGAVIDQLAEQCESACAEQMRHGCPINNLAQEMSPLDEGFRERVSAIYRHWQQALENAFERAQTLGTMDPSTDAKGLATLIVATTQGAVGLVKNAMDESLFRQAITALLVHLRAQRIQH, encoded by the coding sequence ATGAGCGACCGCCCCCAACAAGCTGAGCACACTCGCGAGCGCATCCTCGAGGGCGCAGCGCAAGAGATGTACCGCGTGGGCTACCAAGCGGCCTCCACGGCCAACATCTTAAAGCGCCTCAGCATCTCCAAGGGGGCGCTCTACCACCACTTTCCGAGCAAGCAGGCGCTCGGCTACGCGGTGCTCGATGAGTACCTTGCGGAACGCCACGCCCGCTGCTGGGACGACGTGAGCCAGACCCCCGACCCCCTTGGCGCAGTCATCGATCAGCTTGCCGAGCAGTGCGAGTCAGCGTGCGCGGAGCAAATGCGTCACGGCTGCCCAATCAATAACTTGGCGCAGGAAATGTCGCCACTCGATGAAGGTTTTCGAGAGCGAGTCAGCGCCATCTACAGGCACTGGCAGCAGGCTTTAGAGAACGCCTTCGAGCGGGCCCAGACCCTTGGCACCATGGATCCGTCGACGGACGCTAAAGGCCTGGCCACGTTGATCGTGGCCACCACCCAGGGAGCCGTCGGCCTGGTGAAGAACGCGATGGACGAGTCGCTGTTTCGCCAAGCGATCACCGCGCTGCTGGTGCACCTTCGCGCCCAGCGCATCCAACACTAG